In Nothobranchius furzeri strain GRZ-AD chromosome 19, NfurGRZ-RIMD1, whole genome shotgun sequence, the following are encoded in one genomic region:
- the LOC139064203 gene encoding secretagogin-like — protein sequence MDGRVFSRSFEAFLYLQGFLQDLFLQHRKSITPERLEEYADTMMKMFDKNKDGRLDLNDLARILALKENFLLKFKMDACSQEDRKRDFEKIFAHYDVVSDVFPSFLL from the exons atggatggaagagtgTTTTCCAGAAGTTTTGAGGCATTTTTGTACCTTCAGGGCTTCCTTCAAGATCTGTTCCTCCAGCACAGGAAGTCCATTACCCCTGAGAGGCTGGAGGAGTATGCTGATACCATG ATGAAAATGTTTGataaaaacaaagatggcagACTGGATTTAAATGACCTGGCCAG AATTTTGGCCTTGAAAGAAAACTTCTTATTGAAATTCAAGATGGAT GCTTGCAGTCAGGAGGACAGGAAGAGGGACTTTGAGAAGATTTTTGCTCACTATGATGTTGTAAGTGATGTTTTCCCTTCATTCTTGCTCTGA
- the LOC107394411 gene encoding uncharacterized protein, whose product MASGLFLRVLLLSLINIGQLTLGDVYRLRSYSEQAEPSPRSYNPPLLRYDDLVQQRAFAAGSKFPEGFKPFEPTKGGQVDGYSQRGSVPSYRPASHAVKGSPSGFYPREPVWHPELPKGGRTGSNIVSSGAILMHAPEKSPQQQQLGSPNSGVFQSKTEKWEGTSLEMPSKGMHSAAQPPQRHPVPGPRVQGKEPGPRVQGKEGMWDRVFASSGQSPGMYPAYKPLQMPIAPQPPSPKKKAEWKTVPSSNSQSPGMYSMTSPPYKHPAVSPLLQSNPGMWDRRYAPNTRSQEKQYGGRLPLTHPAFSTPAVLQSKEGMWGSVFAETGKSLEPVKHDGPRSSRPAAVKNYPRGQQLRGVVEQLPPAAKSFQGRAGVLDDVGSSAAAKQTLRLSRPVLGSHFGYEGRQPQPASARRNRQA is encoded by the exons ATGGCTTCTGGACTCTTTTTGAG GGTGCTGTTGCTCTCTCTGATAAACATCGGTCAGCTTACGCTTG gAGATGTTTACAGATTAAGATCTTACTCTGAACAAGCTGAGCCTTCTCCACGCAGCTACAATCCCCCTCTCCTCAGATATGATGACTTGGTACAGCAAAGAGCTTTTGCTGCTGGTTCAAAGTTCCCTGAAGGTTTTAAACCTTTTGAACCAACTAAAGGTGGGCAAGTAGATGGTTACAGTCAAAGAGGAAGTGTTCCTAGTTACAGGCCTGCCTCACATGCTGTCAAAGGGTCTCCGAGTGGCTTCTATCCAAGAGAACCTGTGTGGCACCCAGAACTGCCCAAAGGTGGAAGAACGGGGTCAAACATTGTTTCTAGTGGTGCAATTCTGATGCATGCTCCAGAAAAAtcccctcagcagcagcagctgggctCTCCGAACTCTGGTGTGTTCCAGAGCAAAACAGAGAAATGGGAGGGTACATCCTTGGAAATGCCATCTAAAGGGATGCATTCTGCTGCCCAGCCACCTCAGAGGCATCCAGTACCAGGTCCTCGTGTTCAGGGCAAAGAACCAGGTCCTCGTGTTCAGGGCAAAGAAGGTATGTGGGACCGTGTCTTTGCCTCCAGTGGACAGTCCCCAGGGATGTATCCTGCATACAAACCACTTCAGATGCCAATTGCTCCACAACCACCAAGTCCAAAAAAGAAGGCGGAATGGAAAACTGTCCCATCCTCGAACTCCCAGTCTCCTGGGATGTATTCCATGACCTCACCACCCTACAAACACCCAGCTGTATCACCTCTGCTACAAAGCAATCCTGGCATGTGGGATAGGCGTTATGCTCCTAATACAAGGTCCCAAGAGAAGCAATATGGTGGACGGCTGCCCTTGACACACCCAGCCTTCTCAACCCCTGCCGTACTACAATCTAAAGAAGGTATGTGGGGCAGTGTATTTGCTGAAACTGGAAAGTCCCTTGAACCCGTAAAACACGACGGTCCCAGAAGCTCTAGGCCTGCAGCTGTTAAGAACTATCCCAGGGGGCAGCAGCTAAGGGGCGTAGTGGAACAACTCCCTCCAGCCGCAAAATCGTTCCAGGGCAGAGCTGGTGTGTTGGATGATGTTGGCTCAAGTGCAGCAGCAAAACAGACCCTGAGGCTTTCTAGACCAGTACTAGGATCCCATTTCGGGTATGAAGGCCGTCAACCACAACCAGCATCTGCTCGGAGAAATCGTCAAGCATAG